A genomic segment from Leptospira ryugenii encodes:
- a CDS encoding AAA family ATPase produces MNLKSSSQKISASPTNPTKKEKSQKFDIQNLLEEGPLPIHSKDSSKQSLDEKLRQAYFWITNHAIINPFYDIEYHSTSPTQFTIGDLKTKLILPSSQSYSSFVLLPLLSLVVRGKCLLVGGPGRGKTASAILMGVLAGYPLKEIRRAIQHGQPQMTITDLLGNPLPSDLMNAKSMEEIKISWRKWLGMRVKIIDEYNRIPTRTQSALLTVLGDNYAELYDQIFECPEAAWYLTANDDAGGGTYQVIEALKDRIDVVVKALHFNTRFIKDLLQRVEENFHPEASVPKEIIFSESEIETIHQEILQIQFPAPLRRRMEFFASQFEFFESAGEQIEYKTKDTVKLSALDFSLFESQEQGKDHKKDLGSQTKNGLSVRAIFTCLHYAKALAYFRGNTEVSLEDLNHVLPFVLHDKLVQNSDSPFFEEPGNSVYRSDRVSWLRKLFSLSCAEYDRLDLDKQDTVSELSEQFELGLEGLSLNETKERLVKIEKEIEKISKQRKIYGHIFDDLLKLKYLHQRYTNYYHWKAENP; encoded by the coding sequence ATGAACCTAAAGAGTTCTTCGCAAAAAATTTCCGCATCTCCAACAAATCCCACAAAAAAAGAAAAAAGCCAAAAGTTTGATATACAAAATCTTTTGGAAGAAGGGCCTTTGCCCATCCACTCAAAAGACTCCAGCAAGCAATCATTAGATGAAAAGTTGAGACAAGCCTACTTTTGGATTACCAATCATGCCATCATAAATCCTTTTTACGACATTGAATATCATAGCACCTCTCCAACTCAATTTACGATCGGTGATCTCAAAACAAAACTCATCCTCCCATCTAGCCAAAGTTATTCTAGCTTTGTATTACTTCCCTTATTGTCCCTAGTAGTTCGCGGCAAATGCCTCTTGGTTGGTGGGCCAGGTAGAGGAAAGACAGCATCGGCTATTCTGATGGGAGTATTGGCCGGATATCCTCTAAAAGAAATTAGAAGAGCTATCCAACATGGACAGCCGCAAATGACGATTACCGATCTTTTAGGAAACCCTCTTCCCTCAGATCTGATGAATGCCAAAAGTATGGAGGAGATAAAAATCTCCTGGCGTAAGTGGTTAGGTATGCGCGTCAAAATCATCGATGAATACAATCGGATTCCGACTCGTACTCAATCAGCTCTCTTAACTGTCTTAGGTGATAACTATGCTGAACTATATGATCAGATTTTTGAATGCCCAGAGGCGGCCTGGTATTTGACAGCAAATGATGATGCAGGAGGAGGAACTTACCAAGTCATAGAGGCATTAAAAGATCGCATCGACGTGGTTGTAAAAGCATTGCACTTTAACACTCGTTTTATTAAAGATCTTCTCCAAAGAGTAGAAGAGAACTTTCATCCAGAGGCAAGTGTACCAAAAGAAATCATTTTTTCAGAATCAGAGATTGAAACGATTCACCAAGAAATCCTGCAAATTCAATTTCCTGCGCCTTTGCGAAGGAGAATGGAGTTTTTTGCCTCACAGTTTGAATTTTTTGAGTCTGCTGGAGAACAAATTGAGTATAAAACAAAAGATACAGTAAAACTTTCAGCCTTAGATTTTAGTTTGTTTGAATCCCAAGAGCAAGGGAAAGACCACAAGAAAGACTTAGGTTCACAAACAAAGAATGGACTCTCTGTACGGGCAATTTTTACGTGTTTGCATTATGCAAAGGCATTGGCCTATTTTAGAGGCAATACAGAAGTTAGTTTAGAAGATTTAAACCATGTATTGCCTTTTGTTTTACATGATAAGCTGGTGCAAAATTCAGATTCTCCCTTTTTTGAGGAGCCCGGAAATTCGGTATATCGCAGCGATCGCGTTAGTTGGCTCAGAAAGCTATTTTCCCTGTCATGTGCAGAGTATGACAGACTTGATCTAGACAAACAAGATACGGTTTCTGAATTGTCAGAACAATTTGAACTTGGTTTGGAAGGATTGAGCCTAAACGAAACCAAAGAGCGTTTGGTAAAAATTGAAAAAGAAATCGAAAAGATCAGCAAACAAAGAAAAATATATGGGCATATTTTTGATGATCTTTTGAAACTAAAATACCTACACCAAAGGTATACAAACTACTACCATTGGAAAGCTGAAAATCCGTAA
- a CDS encoding VWA domain-containing protein, with amino-acid sequence MSLVEDWQKEWQNALMIWSAYVKLSDPKFLVTAEDQEKEGNFDSFAAIRLADHQVILSVEKIKAFHLESYPIEILAHEIGHHVYCPGDLTDHGKILYILRSTLTRHEYLAPMLANIYEDLFINDKLKRQHNLRMEEVYQKVGKQDDAFWNFYMRTYELLWALPRQTLTVGQLEGNIESDAILVNRIVRNYSNDWVRAAFDFGNICFPYFFQQDSQKSLQLIATFHDTKDIGKGSEMPSGIMNVKLESVFEDLGEKQSSEKDKSIFPENVESLSPSNYSSIGEALGIKASLSDFAYRYYKEKALSYLVRFPSTLQPGGPERILEGTDVWEVGSPMERINIFESIMRGGKHIIPGYTAMENFYGEMPSYEEIKEPIDLDIFVDCSGSMPNPQTDVSFLTLAGAIITLSALRAGSKVRSTLWSGLNEYYTTKSFTRNEKEIMEVLTGYIGGGTCFPLDLLKEQYEEPKKRKVHILIISDEGIDTMYNQDYNENTRNFVKRMLMNAGGGGTMVLNLYSPTFRSEIQEMNDSGWSIFRISTWEELISFSRDFVKRTYERNQILYKKN; translated from the coding sequence ATGAGTTTGGTGGAAGACTGGCAAAAAGAATGGCAAAATGCACTGATGATATGGAGTGCTTATGTTAAACTTTCGGATCCAAAATTTTTAGTTACGGCAGAAGACCAGGAAAAGGAAGGCAACTTTGATAGTTTTGCTGCCATACGTCTTGCCGATCACCAAGTTATCCTTTCAGTTGAAAAAATCAAAGCCTTTCATTTAGAATCTTATCCTATTGAAATCTTAGCGCATGAAATAGGCCATCATGTTTATTGCCCAGGCGATCTAACAGACCATGGAAAAATCCTTTATATCTTACGTTCGACTCTAACTAGGCATGAATATTTAGCGCCGATGCTTGCCAATATCTATGAAGATTTATTTATCAATGATAAATTAAAACGCCAACATAATTTAAGGATGGAAGAGGTGTACCAAAAGGTAGGAAAACAAGATGATGCTTTTTGGAATTTTTATATGCGCACCTATGAACTCCTTTGGGCTCTGCCTCGCCAAACTTTAACAGTAGGTCAACTGGAAGGAAATATAGAGTCTGATGCAATCTTAGTAAACCGTATTGTTCGAAACTATTCAAATGATTGGGTACGAGCAGCGTTTGACTTTGGAAATATCTGTTTTCCTTATTTTTTCCAACAGGATTCTCAGAAATCGCTTCAATTGATCGCAACATTTCATGATACCAAAGACATAGGAAAAGGAAGTGAAATGCCTTCGGGTATCATGAATGTTAAACTAGAATCTGTCTTTGAAGATCTAGGCGAAAAACAATCTTCCGAAAAGGACAAAAGTATTTTCCCTGAGAATGTAGAGAGTCTTTCCCCGAGTAACTATTCTTCTATTGGAGAGGCACTTGGAATCAAGGCGAGTTTGTCGGATTTTGCCTATCGCTATTATAAAGAAAAAGCACTGTCATATTTGGTTCGTTTTCCAAGTACTTTGCAACCTGGTGGACCAGAAAGGATTCTGGAGGGGACGGATGTATGGGAAGTTGGTTCGCCCATGGAGAGGATCAATATCTTTGAATCGATCATGCGAGGTGGAAAGCATATCATTCCAGGTTACACTGCCATGGAAAATTTTTATGGTGAAATGCCTTCTTACGAAGAAATCAAAGAGCCTATTGATTTAGATATCTTTGTGGATTGTTCAGGCTCAATGCCAAACCCTCAAACAGATGTCTCTTTTTTAACTCTTGCCGGTGCCATCATCACTTTATCTGCCTTGCGTGCTGGTTCCAAGGTTCGTTCAACCCTTTGGTCAGGGCTAAACGAGTATTATACGACAAAATCGTTTACAAGAAATGAAAAAGAGATCATGGAAGTTTTGACAGGTTATATAGGTGGTGGGACTTGTTTCCCCTTAGATCTTCTGAAAGAACAATATGAGGAACCTAAAAAAAGAAAAGTACATATTCTCATCATCTCAGACGAGGGTATTGATACCATGTACAACCAAGATTACAACGAAAACACAAGAAATTTCGTAAAGAGAATGTTAATGAACGCCGGAGGTGGGGGCACTATGGTATTAAATTTGTATTCTCCTACTTTCCGAAGTGAAATCCAAGAAATGAATGATTCCGGTTGGAGCATTTTTAGAATTTCAACATGGGAAGAATTAATTTCGTTTAGTAGAGATTTTGTGAAGAGAACATATGAAAGAAATCAGATATTATATAAAAAAAATTAA
- a CDS encoding phenylacetate--CoA ligase has protein sequence MDPSPYFQNTPLMKQEWFSSLQKTLYSRYAPKWNAIIGDRIQEEDLGFIQDFETKLYQGRELVGNFSLILSWLRSIRFFSPFFYERLKGIALPEGFECIPFMTREDLQEQITDILPEPQSLSRMIINPSSGTTGRPILAPNHPKSIGCYVPLIEYSLFRHGVSNPHDFLKTSAIQLCNQNKTIVYATCHSLAGGAKFAKINLKQSEWPNPDDWNLFIQEESPCFLSGDPYSFESAMRFGLRYKPKAIHSTASELTNNLYKKLKEHFDCPIINFYSSNETGPIAYSCPNDPSTMHLISPDIYLELIQDGEPSQRGEVTVSGGRNPFLPLLRYKTGDWGEWVKEPCLCGEKSPRIRLLEGRRPVFFTDTKGQLVNPIDISRILRQDPNILRHQFIETKEGTYEIHLSILGILSKEAESLLRKEFLHLLGQDAEIHIMPDLDRKESKSLVFINERND, from the coding sequence ATGGATCCCTCTCCCTACTTTCAAAACACACCTCTCATGAAACAGGAGTGGTTTAGCTCCTTACAAAAAACTTTATATTCTCGTTATGCTCCCAAGTGGAATGCCATCATAGGGGATCGAATCCAAGAAGAAGATCTCGGATTTATTCAAGACTTCGAAACAAAACTTTACCAAGGAAGAGAACTTGTCGGAAATTTTTCTCTTATCTTATCTTGGTTGCGTAGTATAAGATTTTTTTCTCCTTTTTTTTATGAGAGACTGAAGGGAATAGCCTTACCAGAAGGATTTGAATGCATTCCTTTTATGACTCGAGAGGACTTACAAGAACAGATCACAGATATTTTACCTGAACCACAGAGCCTAAGTCGAATGATCATCAATCCAAGCTCCGGAACAACAGGTAGGCCAATACTTGCACCCAATCATCCGAAATCAATTGGTTGTTATGTGCCTCTAATCGAATATAGTCTGTTTAGGCACGGAGTTTCAAATCCTCATGATTTTCTAAAAACATCGGCTATCCAGCTTTGCAATCAAAACAAAACCATCGTATATGCAACATGTCATTCACTTGCAGGCGGAGCTAAATTTGCAAAGATAAACTTAAAACAGAGCGAATGGCCAAATCCAGATGATTGGAACTTATTTATACAAGAAGAATCTCCTTGTTTTTTATCTGGGGATCCGTATTCCTTTGAATCTGCCATGCGTTTCGGATTGCGCTACAAACCTAAAGCAATTCATTCGACTGCTAGTGAACTGACGAACAATTTGTACAAAAAATTGAAAGAGCACTTTGATTGTCCGATCATCAATTTTTATTCCTCCAACGAAACTGGTCCAATCGCTTACTCTTGTCCTAACGATCCGTCAACGATGCATTTGATTTCACCTGATATTTATCTTGAGCTCATCCAGGATGGAGAGCCTAGCCAAAGAGGAGAAGTTACGGTGAGCGGAGGTCGCAATCCCTTTCTCCCTTTATTGCGCTATAAGACGGGTGATTGGGGGGAATGGGTCAAGGAACCGTGTTTGTGTGGAGAGAAAAGTCCCAGGATTCGATTATTGGAAGGAAGAAGGCCCGTTTTTTTTACAGACACTAAGGGACAACTTGTAAACCCAATTGATATTTCACGTATCTTAAGGCAGGATCCAAACATCCTAAGGCACCAATTTATTGAAACGAAAGAGGGAACCTATGAAATCCATTTATCAATTCTAGGTATCTTATCAAAAGAAGCAGAAAGTCTGCTTAGGAAAGAGTTTTTGCATTTGCTAGGCCAAGATGCTGAGATCCATATCATGCCAGACTTGGATCGCAAGGAATCAAAATCACTGGTGTTTATCAATGAGAGGAATGATTAA
- a CDS encoding AAA family ATPase, producing the protein MWHHGFILGKFYPPHNGHLHLIREAKKLCDRLTVLLAALPTETIPGILRYECLQNLVNDPKIRVLFIENENPQYPEEHSNFWMIWKQTIESAVKEKIDVVFTSENYGEPLSKVLSAEHVCVDLERQTFPISATKIRNEPSQYWNFIPALLKPFFLKRIVLTGTESVGKSTLSQILAKHFQTLCIPEFARTYLDEKGRYVIYEDILEIGKGHLISEIQAAQSANRILFLDTDHITTKIYSEHYFQNCPEPIRKLAHGLHYDHSLFLDIDVPWVEDPQRDLGDLREVMKQKFLEEMKLRNRSFTLVQGNFKEREKQAISIVERILKEPFQPDYFTIEQRNLRNPQLIFSIE; encoded by the coding sequence ATGTGGCATCATGGATTTATTCTTGGGAAGTTTTATCCTCCCCACAATGGACATTTGCATTTGATCCGTGAAGCCAAAAAATTATGCGATCGCCTAACAGTTCTATTAGCCGCTTTACCCACTGAAACCATACCTGGTATACTCCGATACGAATGTTTACAAAATCTTGTGAATGATCCTAAGATCAGAGTGCTTTTTATAGAAAATGAGAATCCACAGTACCCTGAAGAACATAGTAATTTTTGGATGATTTGGAAACAAACAATCGAGAGCGCTGTAAAGGAAAAGATAGATGTTGTCTTTACATCTGAGAATTATGGTGAACCACTCTCGAAAGTTCTATCTGCAGAACATGTTTGTGTTGATTTAGAAAGACAAACATTTCCGATCTCTGCGACCAAGATACGGAATGAACCAAGCCAGTATTGGAATTTTATTCCAGCTTTACTTAAGCCTTTTTTTTTAAAGCGTATTGTTCTTACAGGAACTGAATCAGTTGGAAAGTCAACCCTTAGCCAGATCCTAGCTAAGCATTTTCAAACACTTTGTATACCTGAATTCGCACGGACATATTTAGACGAGAAAGGTAGATATGTAATCTATGAAGATATATTAGAAATAGGCAAAGGACATTTGATCTCTGAGATACAAGCAGCTCAGTCCGCCAATCGCATTTTGTTTTTAGACACAGACCATATCACTACAAAGATCTATTCAGAGCATTACTTTCAAAATTGTCCCGAACCGATTCGAAAATTGGCTCACGGATTGCACTATGACCATTCTCTTTTTTTAGATATTGATGTACCATGGGTGGAAGATCCCCAGAGAGATTTAGGTGACTTAAGAGAGGTCATGAAACAAAAGTTTTTAGAAGAAATGAAGTTAAGAAATCGTTCCTTTACACTTGTGCAAGGTAACTTCAAGGAAAGAGAGAAACAAGCGATTTCGATTGTGGAAAGGATTTTAAAAGAACCTTTCCAACCTGACTATTTTACGATAGAGCAAAGAAACTTACGTAATCCTCAATTGATTTTTTCGATAGAGTAA
- the lmtA gene encoding lipid A Kdo2 1-phosphate O-methyltransferase → MALIEELNQQGNFLFRWRSYIPGAVLVMALTFLPSVAYFGKFYKTNLYWLLGSFFVSLIGLFVRCFTIGYAPARTSGRNTKQQIADEINQKGIYSLVRHPLYVGNFFLYLGPVLVLRDLPFALVYTMFFYLYYERIMFAEEFFLRNKFGEVYLSWANRVPAFVPNFKGYVKPDLSFSFKNILKREYPSLFGIIVVFTLFDLVQVYFQEPYLHVSSIANIWKPFHTYFFGFGLFFYLTTRLIVKTTKLLEVEGR, encoded by the coding sequence ATGGCACTCATAGAAGAACTCAATCAACAAGGCAACTTTTTATTCCGATGGCGCTCTTACATTCCTGGCGCAGTCCTCGTCATGGCACTGACATTCCTTCCCTCTGTAGCTTATTTTGGGAAGTTTTACAAGACCAATCTCTACTGGTTACTGGGCTCCTTTTTTGTGAGTCTGATCGGTCTTTTTGTGCGCTGCTTTACAATTGGCTATGCCCCTGCCAGGACCTCTGGGAGGAACACGAAACAACAGATAGCTGATGAAATCAACCAAAAGGGGATATATTCCCTCGTTCGGCATCCATTGTATGTCGGCAATTTTTTTCTCTACTTAGGGCCTGTCTTGGTTCTCCGTGACCTACCTTTTGCTCTGGTCTACACTATGTTTTTTTATTTGTACTATGAGCGAATTATGTTCGCAGAAGAGTTCTTTCTTCGAAATAAATTTGGAGAAGTTTATCTTTCTTGGGCAAATCGAGTGCCTGCCTTCGTTCCTAACTTCAAAGGATATGTAAAACCAGATCTTTCTTTTTCCTTCAAAAATATCTTAAAACGCGAATACCCAAGTTTATTTGGAATCATAGTTGTGTTCACATTGTTTGATCTTGTGCAGGTGTATTTCCAAGAACCATACCTCCACGTCTCTTCGATTGCCAATATTTGGAAGCCATTCCACACCTATTTTTTTGGATTTGGACTTTTCTTTTATTTGACCACACGTTTAATCGTGAAGACCACCAAACTTCTGGAAGTCGAAGGACGTTAA
- a CDS encoding lysophospholipid acyltransferase family protein: MSIKSFIPAKFNLPVLWFTDLALPVLFKAMHNLDSIEVSPEDRKQLKSFQNERLIYVSNHPTTKEPPVAYNSANIMNSRFYYMAAREVFDWAAGFVGDFIQAIGAYSVLAGSPDRESLKASREILSKPAGKLVLFPEGEPTSGMNDTLLPFQSGVAQLGFWGLEDALKQDPSAKIYVLPTYVKYRMNASIDWLRRDIDQSLIRLEDKLGISKTGKDIVHRFLSVGKRMMEREEREYGLTVDSDKVDDFDFRLGRLRHAILDNIAAKAKIPKWDKESNAIEKLRKILSTLEMVMIGSKDPELPSLEMATWARKAASKAYDFITIQTSYIKDLPSAERLYEFLYRYENEILGESRNRPHKAFVRIAPAFTINEFFADYKKDKRATIEALTNRLKQDVETLMKDEISKSHPLFPNNYIF; the protein is encoded by the coding sequence ATGTCAATCAAATCCTTCATTCCCGCAAAATTCAATTTACCGGTTCTCTGGTTTACCGATCTTGCTCTACCTGTGCTGTTCAAAGCCATGCACAACCTTGATTCGATTGAAGTGAGCCCTGAAGATAGGAAACAATTAAAATCCTTTCAGAACGAAAGGCTCATCTATGTCTCGAACCACCCTACGACTAAGGAGCCTCCTGTCGCTTATAATTCTGCCAATATTATGAATTCAAGATTCTATTATATGGCGGCTAGAGAAGTATTTGATTGGGCAGCAGGTTTTGTTGGAGATTTTATCCAGGCGATTGGAGCCTACTCTGTGTTAGCTGGTTCTCCCGATAGAGAATCACTGAAAGCAAGCCGAGAAATTTTATCCAAACCAGCAGGTAAACTTGTCCTTTTTCCAGAAGGTGAACCAACAAGTGGTATGAACGATACCCTACTCCCATTTCAATCTGGTGTAGCTCAGTTGGGCTTTTGGGGACTAGAGGATGCACTTAAACAAGATCCCAGTGCAAAAATCTATGTATTGCCCACTTATGTTAAGTACAGAATGAACGCATCAATTGATTGGCTAAGGCGCGACATTGACCAAAGTTTGATTCGACTAGAGGATAAACTTGGTATTTCGAAAACTGGAAAAGATATCGTACATAGATTTTTATCTGTCGGAAAAAGAATGATGGAGAGAGAGGAAAGAGAGTATGGATTAACGGTCGATTCCGACAAGGTCGATGACTTTGATTTTCGACTAGGCAGACTCAGGCATGCCATTTTGGACAATATAGCCGCAAAAGCAAAAATTCCAAAATGGGATAAAGAATCGAATGCGATCGAAAAATTAAGAAAGATCCTTTCTACCTTAGAAATGGTTATGATCGGCTCCAAAGATCCAGAACTTCCTTCTTTGGAAATGGCAACTTGGGCAAGGAAAGCAGCAAGCAAAGCTTATGATTTCATTACCATCCAAACAAGTTACATCAAAGATCTTCCGTCTGCGGAGCGTCTTTATGAATTTCTCTATCGCTATGAAAATGAAATACTGGGTGAATCTCGCAACCGACCTCACAAAGCTTTCGTACGAATCGCCCCCGCCTTTACGATCAATGAATTTTTTGCAGACTACAAAAAAGACAAACGTGCGACCATTGAGGCACTTACCAATCGATTGAAACAAGATGTAGAGACACTAATGAAGGATGAAATCTCAAAATCGCATCCTTTATTTCCAAATAATTATATTTTTTAA
- a CDS encoding rubrerythrin, which produces MSYTISKVETDFPKLNSFLKKVIESPKQHFLWLNTLSLLEHIGSRKILLTQSNQNTSEMILRHATEEARHALFFKKAANSYREDQEATYKNNELLRGSSAKIYFAKLDASVRKELKKSNIAPEHHSFLSYLYTTTLIELRALDVYESYNQILRNTLASFQLDNLILEEEGHLDEMQKEIMSLDSEYMTRLERLIQKENTLFSKLLNQFILAVV; this is translated from the coding sequence ATGTCGTATACAATTTCGAAAGTAGAAACAGATTTTCCAAAATTAAATAGTTTTCTAAAAAAAGTTATCGAATCTCCTAAACAGCATTTTTTATGGCTCAATACGCTGTCTCTCTTAGAACATATAGGATCCAGAAAGATCTTACTTACTCAATCCAATCAAAATACATCGGAAATGATTTTACGGCATGCAACGGAAGAAGCAAGGCATGCATTATTTTTTAAGAAGGCAGCAAATTCTTATCGTGAGGACCAGGAAGCAACCTACAAGAACAATGAATTACTTAGAGGTAGCTCAGCGAAGATTTATTTTGCAAAACTGGATGCTTCAGTGCGCAAAGAACTTAAGAAATCTAATATAGCACCTGAGCACCATTCCTTCCTCTCCTATTTGTACACAACAACACTGATAGAACTTAGGGCTTTGGATGTCTATGAAAGTTATAATCAAATCTTGCGTAATACGCTTGCAAGCTTTCAGTTGGATAATCTGATTTTAGAAGAAGAAGGACATCTTGATGAGATGCAAAAAGAAATCATGAGCCTAGACTCTGAGTATATGACTCGTTTAGAAAGACTCATTCAAAAAGAAAACACTTTGTTTTCAAAATTACTCAATCAATTTATTT